A region of the Acidimicrobiia bacterium genome:
GGTAGCCGCCCGGCCGTCGATGGGCAAGACTGCCTTCGTTCTTGGTCTGGCGCAAAACGCCGCCCGCCTTACCAGAAAAGCCGTCGCGATCTTTAGTTTGGAGATGTCGAAGTCCGAGCTAATCCAGAGACTCCTGGCGGCGGAGGCGATGATTGACCTCAGTCATATACGCACTGGAAGAATAAGCGACACCGAGTGGAAAAAGTTGATGTCTGCGGCGGGACGACTCGCAAATGACCCGATGTACATCGACGACACCGGCGCCATTACCCTAATGGAACTACGAGCGAAATGTCGGCGTCTCGCAGCGAGAAAAGATCTCGGGCTGATCGTGGTCGATTACATGCAATTGATGGAGACGGGAACCTTTCGACGAGAACACAATCGCCAGCAGGACATTTCTGAAATTTCCAGAGGTCTTAAGCTACTCGCCCGGGAGCTATCGGTCCCGGTGATCGCCGTCAGCCAACTCAACCGAGCTCCAGAGCAACGCAATCCGAAGACGCCGCTCCTTTCCGACCTGCGTGAATCTGGAGCGATAGAACAGGACGCCGATCTGGTGATATTCCTTTACCGGGACTCCTATTACAACGAAGACTCCGCCGAGAAAGGGCAGGCGCAGGTCATAATTGCAAAACACCGCAATGGCCCCACGGCTAAGATCAATCTCGCATTTGTCGAGGCTTGCACTAAATTTGCCGATCTCGCCAAAGTGCAGGTTCACTAGTTAGAAACGCCCGTTATCGCAATAGTGGTTGGCACTCGATGTTGGGAATCGACCGCCTTGTGCCGGAGATCATGCTCGGGGTAGGGCTTGCGGTCCTGAGCGGAAGCTTGCTCGCTTGGGTGAGAGCA
Encoded here:
- the dnaB gene encoding replicative DNA helicase produces the protein MAVDTRGSETTTRGDLSPRIPPHSLEAEACVLGSILLDSEVLAEVAHLIREDDFWSPAHREIYAAMCSLDRKSAPVDLVTVAEELRLAGKLEKIGGTETLAALVEMTPSPVNAPQYAKIVADYARLRRLLSATHQIQELCYSPGGETADVIDYAETLIFEVTKSEGAELFATVHDLLGEAIDRLEHLYQREHSLTGIPSGYSDLDQITSGFQPSNLVVVAARPSMGKTAFVLGLAQNAARLTRKAVAIFSLEMSKSELIQRLLAAEAMIDLSHIRTGRISDTEWKKLMSAAGRLANDPMYIDDTGAITLMELRAKCRRLAARKDLGLIVVDYMQLMETGTFRREHNRQQDISEISRGLKLLARELSVPVIAVSQLNRAPEQRNPKTPLLSDLRESGAIEQDADLVIFLYRDSYYNEDSAEKGQAQVIIAKHRNGPTAKINLAFVEACTKFADLAKVQVH